Sequence from the Nitrosopumilus maritimus SCM1 genome:
ATATTTTTTTAAAAATGGTAAATGTGTACTCGATAATGTAACAGCATCGATTTGATTTTCATTCAATATTTCTAATTTTTTTTTAATGATCTTTTCACAATATTTTTTTTCTGTAAGAAATTTTCCTGATTCAACTAAATCTACAAGTTTTGTTCCATTAATTTTAAAAATTTTAAAAGACTTTGGGATGTTTTCTTGAATGTATTTTGATAATCCTTTACTTTTTGTTGCCGATTCTGTTGCAAGTATCCCGATTTGTTTTGACTTTGTGATTTTTTTTGCTTCTTTTAGAGGTGGCTTTACAACAAAGATTCTATTTGTGCCTAAATCTAACATAAGGCTAGGCGTATTTGATGCAACAACTATGAAATCAGGAGAGAATTTTTCTAACAAATTGATAGATTTACGCATAATTCTTTCCAATTGAGCCTGAGATTTTTTGCCATAAGGGTAACTTTGCTGGTCTGCAAAGTAGATGATTTCAGACTTGAATGCTTTTTGCATTTCTTTAATTATAGATAATGAGCCTAGTCCTGAATCAAAAACTGCAATTTTAGCCACAACATTATCAAAAGAATCTCAGAATAATAGTTTGTTAGCTAATTTTACCCAAAAACTGATCTAAATTTACACCCGACATTAAGACTAAATTTCTAAATCCAAATCATGCCAAACTTCGACAAGACTTGGGCTCGACAAGAGACCCAAAGCGTAACTGGCAAACTCCGAGAAGCAGTAAAGCCTCAAGGTGCATTAAAACCACGAATCCAAACTGCAGTAAACAAACTACAAGTCCAAATTTCAAAGATGGACTCTATGTTAGGAAAACTGCACGAAAGAGATGCGCAACTCTTTCAGAGAGTCGTGACTGCAATGCAGCAACATGATACTAGCACAAGTAGAGTTTTGTCTAACGAATTAGCTGAAATTCGTAAGGTTACAAAGATGCTCGGCAACGCAAGAATGTCATTAGAACAAGTCCAACTAAGACTCACAACTATTCATGATCTTGGTGACGCTATGGT
This genomic interval carries:
- a CDS encoding glutamate racemase, whose product is MAKIAVFDSGLGSLSIIKEMQKAFKSEIIYFADQQSYPYGKKSQAQLERIMRKSINLLEKFSPDFIVVASNTPSLMLDLGTNRIFVVKPPLKEAKKITKSKQIGILATESATKSKGLSKYIQENIPKSFKIFKINGTKLVDLVESGKFLTEKKYCEKIIKKKLEILNENQIDAVTLSSTHLPFLKKYLEKEFPNIQFVDPGNIVAQKIYFKIKNKQSKKNSLKIFTSGNTKEFQLKLSKIGIKNKVNFLSF
- a CDS encoding Snf7 family protein: MPNFDKTWARQETQSVTGKLREAVKPQGALKPRIQTAVNKLQVQISKMDSMLGKLHERDAQLFQRVVTAMQQHDTSTSRVLSNELAEIRKVTKMLGNARMSLEQVQLRLTTIHDLGDAMVAIGPAMSTMKGLKSSLGRFMPEADSELNTMTQTLNGLMMDSLAGDSFNMESDVSSEETEKILQEASAVAEQQIGDKFPSVPSSTGLSSGTSTSTFE